Proteins encoded together in one Scheffersomyces stipitis CBS 6054 chromosome 5, complete sequence window:
- the SOL1 gene encoding Glucose-6-phosphate 1-dehydrogenase (6-phosphogluconolactonase [EC:1.1.1.49] [KO:K00036]), with protein MTTTVPLIYSFPEFFGVAEAVADHIISAQNQTLYNTLDPQQIELIKQDRLKRPNLLSSSSTVSINRDNSHSAINIKKEKKKKADARFKIAISGGSLIKILHQGLLPREDAIEWDKWDIYFADERLVPFESPDSNYGQAKREIFDLIQSETKPRIFHIDESLIDDPQECADDYEKVLINNFARKDSVKLPMFDLLLLGCAPDGHIASLFPNHGEQLREKLAWCMPVSKAPSGPENRITLSIPVICHAARVTFVVEGLTKAPIIRIIMERPEKGLPSSIVNEGAAGRVSWFVDDDALNDLYDITKKKYKYLSIADPCNS; from the exons ATGACCACAACCGTTCCCTTGATATACTCGTTCCCAGAATTCTTCGGAGTAGCTGAGGCTGTAGCCGACCACATCATCTCGGCCCAGAACCAGACCTTATACAACACCTTGGATCCACAGCAGATCGAATTGATCAAACAAGACAGATTGAAGAGACCCAACTTgctttcctcttcttccactgtTTCCAtcaacagagacaacagCCATAGTGCCATCAAC atcaagaaggagaaaaagaaaaaagcAGATGCTCGATTTAAGATCGCTATTTCTGGAGGTTCATTGATCAAGATTTTGCACCAGGGCTTATTGCCCCGAGAAGATGCCATTGAATGGGACAAATGGGACATCTACTTTGCTGACGAAAGATTGGTGCCGTTCGAGTCACCTGACTCAAACTACGGTCAGGCTAAGAGAGAAATCTTCGACTTGATCCAGTCAGAAACCAAACCTCGGATCTTCCACATAGACGAGTCATTGATCGATGACCCTCAAGAATGTGCCGATGACTATGAGAAAGTGTTGATTAACAACTTTGCTCGCAAGGACTCTGTTAAATTGCCTATGTttgacttgttgttgttgggATGTGCACCAGATGGCCACATTGCTTCTTTATTCCCTAATCATGGTGAGCAGTTGAGAGAGAAGTTAGCATGGTGTATGCCTGTATCGAAGGCTCCTTCTGGTCCTGAAAACAGAATCACACTTTCAATTCCTGTCATCTGTCATGCTGCAAGAGTCACTTTCGTAGTAGAAGGTTTAACCAAAGCTCCAATTATTCGTATCATTATGGAAAGACCAGAGAAGGGCTTACCAAGTTCGATCGTCAACGAAGGAGCAGCCGGTAGAGTGTCTTGGTTTGTAGATGACGATGCCTTGAATGACTTGTATGATATCACGAAAAAGAAGTACAAATATTTATCCATAGCAGATCCTTGCAACAGTTGA